DNA sequence from the Alosa alosa isolate M-15738 ecotype Scorff River chromosome 2, AALO_Geno_1.1, whole genome shotgun sequence genome:
CTGTCAAGAACTCTACTGTTCATCAGAAAGAGTTCAAAATTATTAGACCCACAAACTGAACTGTTCAAAATGTATCCTTATTCTACATGAAAAACCAAGTGACccattaaatatatatttttgtttcaGATTTTTATTTCTCAGACATCAATATCTTATATCTATGTATTATACTATTATCTAACCAGGTTGCAGCACAAGGCAGAAAACAAAATTGTCTGCCTGTATTTGTCAAATGCCTTATAGTGATTTAGCAATGCATATAACAGAGAGTGAATGAATCAAATAAATAAGATTCatgacatgcatggatgtcagATATGCTTTTGTAGATTATATGAAACTACTTGTACATGACACTGAAAATGACAGGCTACATTGTCTTAAGTTGTAATGGTAAATAGTAATGGACCAAGGGTAGTTCAGAATAACTGAATGTAAAACGTGAATGTAACATGATAAACTGTTTTAGAGATGTTTATGATATGTTTgcatagaaaataaataaattattggtATAATTAGCAAGATAATATATTTTGCTATCTGACATCATGTACAACCATTTAGTATAAAGTGCTAAAATGAACAGAATAAGGCAGTGTGGAATGAGTCATGAGTGGGATGCAGATATTGCTCTTTCCACAGAAAGTGATACGAGTTGAGACGAGAGTTGTCGGGCCAAAATCATGTGGTGTCTAGATGAAGAAAAAATGACCAACATTCAACAGCAGTGCCTCACTTGAACCTTCTGCTGTCAGGATTAACACAACCATATCTTTAAAATGTCTGCAGATTGCATATCCTGTCATTACTTCTTATGGCAGTACTGACTAATGACATTATAGGGTCTTGTCACTGTGTACGGTAGTTACCATGGCAGCTCTCAGAATGTTACATCATGCTATAACAGcctacaataaaaacaaaaacaatgcttgaatgttctatttggtcccaatctacttcctctgcattaagataacatatggaatgttaaaaaggaagtcttgtggggccaactatgatgctgataatggaactctcttgaaagggtctatagaacgccggtcattattgggaaaataagtcccgacagggcgaaccggagcggaggggtcttgttccgccctgaagggacttattttcccaataatgaccgggcgtttctatacattatcccgcttttatTACACGCTTACTTGCCAAaccgaaacaataaactcccccacaatatgactctttagcctacatagcctaggctatagcctatttgttaccgtttcatcgtggcttttgcagagaaacaaatagtttgcaacagcaacgctgaacttgaatcaaacattctttagaacacagctgatcaaccgtctgctttcacttttgaatgaagttccagtctttgcgtagtgatatgaaagacgtgaaatagaagcacaaaacccattttccttgacagcggtctgttatacttagcaacggtctgttattgagaattagcagaccaccgaacgttgggaaggcccattcaagtgaatggagtaTTCTtaagcattatgaagagccatgTAATAAATCATGTTAACTTGACAAAAATAATGAGAGCTGCCAAGAAAACAACAGATAAAGGGACATACATACAGTAGGGGCATCATAGCATCTACAGTACATGCGGAAAGTATTcacgcttcactttttccacattttgttatgtttcagactcatcttaaaatggattaaaTTATTTATCTTTTCTCATCAACCTACACACAATACTTCAACACCCCACAAAAAAGCAAGTGTTTGGactgttttgtaaatgtataaaaaaataaaagactgaaatataccATTTAAATAAGTAACTTgccattgagctctggtgcatcctacttctatcaatggtccttgagagtccacctgtgcctaaatgcatttactggacattattaggagaggcacacatctctttatataaggtctcacagttgatgacgtatgtcagagtgaaaaccaagtcacaaggtcgagagaattgtcggtaacactttacttgacgggtgagttcataacacattcatagcagctgtcataaactgcacataaagcattcatgactgtttcatgagacatgactcaacattcctACCAAACATTTCATGAAtatggaagacagaacgatgacaacttgtcaaaataaaagtccaacaattgcaaagcagcattgccgtttttgttccaaatctcttacctgatcaccagctactccagtgccaaagtGACAGAACacggtcaagcaaataatttttgtttcataaaaatgtattgtttttatgatgtaacctttgcagatgatttctcatcttttgttactgggaatgtccaaccattccaggttacacaaatacgggtcagctgaatgtaggctagtttacctcccaatattaaactcagtgattacgaatacttcacaacttgtatagtaaagtgacattcgatgtagacctcataagatattcatgaaatatttacaaaggctggagagaaaaatggcaatgctgctttgcgattgtcagacttttattttgacaagttgtcatcgttctgtcttccacattcatgaaaggtttggtacgaatgttgagtcatgtctcatgaaacagtcatgaatgctttatgtgcagtttatgacagctgctatgaatgtgttatgaactcacccttcaagtaaagtgttaccgaattgtccatagattgatgagaaaaaataaagaattgaatccattttaagatgagtctgaaacaacaAAACTTGGAACAAGTGAAGCGCTGCAAATACTTCCTGTATGCATTGTATCTATCTACCATCCATCTACCATGGTATATTTGACATGGTTATGTAAGTCTTTTTCCAGAAGATTTAAGTAAAACACCTAGAACATTTCACTGGCATTTTATGTTTCATTCAGAAACCATAGTCATCATGATCACCAAACTTCTTGGTACAATCACTAGCATGTCAGACAATTCAGGTTAGTGATTACCTCACAATCAATTTGCCACCCTCTTTTCAGTCTAAACATTCATAAAAGGTTTACTAATATCCAGCATCATGAATCTTTGTGCATTTCATATCATCCTGCACTTGTCATCTATCTCAAAGAGGTGATTTCTACAGGTGCTACAGACACACCTTTACTAACAAATTCAGCCATACAAAAAGTACTGGTGTTTCCAACTATCGGGCATCCTAGCTGGTCAAACAGTCTAAATGCTTCTAAATAAGTTTTGGAGGATTAAGTGTGGTTAAGATACCATCTGGAGCTTCATAAGTCACATAGTGAAAAGACTCAGCACAAGTTCAAGTTTGCTCTGCTTCACTGTGCTCTAGTCATCCAGGAGGAAGTCGGGCTCTGAGGTTACCTCTTGAGCATCCTgaaagcatttgattgtcaccGTTTCTTCccagctctctgtctctctgtatgtgtgcactgcctttcatctctcctccctttGTGTTCCTTCCTTCCTGCACGGAACACTTGTCTCTGCTCAGCCTCTCTGTCCCCTTCAGCTATTTGGCTCCTTCTTTATCTTCCTCCGGCTCTCCCTCCTGCAAGTCTTTCCtttcatctttctttttcaggCTGGAAGGCCGCGCGGTCTCCACGGCACCCGCATCCCCATCTTCGTCACCGTCCCTGCTCCTCGACGACGATGACGGCTCTCCGTCGTCGTGCCACTCGCTTACCTCCTCGGACACGGAGTAGATCCGTGACTGGCCCGCGCCTCGGTGGCGCAGCTGCAGCACTACGCCTGGGTTGCGGTCAGAGGCACCCGCTGCGTTCCCACGtggttcctcctcctcttcctccacggTGGCCGCAGAGGAGGCCGCTGCCAGGCGGGGGACCGAGCCGTTGGCCAGGCTGCCGAGGGTCTCTGGCGGCCGGGGAGCAGCTCTGGCACCTCCCTGCTGCTGCAGCACAGAGGTGGCGGTCAGCAGGTTGAGTTTGCTCTTCAGCTGCCCAGAGGAAGCCGCCACCACGGAACACCTACGAGGCTGCTCGGGAAATGGCAGGCTCGAGGACCCAACGCCTCCTTTGACTGCCTGCATGCCAGGTTTGACACCTTTCAGCATACCAAGAACCTCATATCGGAAGCTGGATATGTCCTGCTTCAGCTCCTGTTTCAACAAAAATCCTTTCTTATtatattcaatttcattttaggtgcaaatatatttgtataGACCATTTCAATCTGTTTCATAGATACATGGAAATTAAAATTAATCAGGCTTTAGCTTAATGCTGTGCAAAATATGGactttaaaacatgttttttttaaaacatcatTGTCCCTATTAGCTGTGCCACCGGAAATGCCTTGGAAacgcacatgtttgtttatgctgttgaaagggtctatacttcAACCGCATACTCAAATCTTTACATACATAATGTTCATTTTAGTTTCCTCTTACACATAATACTGCAAACACTATAGATTTATATATCAGGATTAGTCACTGCACTATATGTAATGTGTACCTGTGTACTGTGTACCTTAAAATTCTCTTCTGTCAGTCCTTGCTCGGTCTTTGCATTCCTGATCATTGCAGCCACATATCTCTTCACCAAATTCCTGAGAACTTCCTttaagacaaagacaaaaccCCAAAGTGAATGTTACTTATTCGTCAAGCTGCAAGTTGTTTAGCAGGCAACTCTGTTTTAGTAGCCTCCATGACTTTGTAATAATGCTAATGCGCTGTGCCTTAGCAATGGCAGAGACCGCATAAACCCTAGTATGAAAGGGCTAAAAGTAGCAGCGTGGGGCTCAAAGCAGCGCTGCCTTTGAACAGCTGCAGTAACACACTCTAACAGACAATAGACTAATGGGCGTCGTGCTCTGGAGGAGACATCATTACCTGGTACTGGTGATTGATTCGCAGGTTCTCAGCAGCACGTCTCTGAAAAAGATGGAGGCGATTAGACTCCATTGACTTTACGCTATGACAGAGAGGCAAccgttttccttttttattctATTACACAGACAGTATGCTTCTCTGCATGAACTCCTACAGGAAGAGTGAATAATATATGGAAAGCTGGCCCAGCATAAAAATAGTGCACAGCAGTAAAGCTTCCAAATATTATACACGTATCACCcggaagaaatactcttttcttattggctggtgggtggctattaattctgaataacgggacacttatgaagtagatctggtaaaaaagtttaatcactgttccatatcaatgcttatgaatgatAACTATATAACAGCCATAGTAGGATGACGGTTGAGCCTGAAAGCAATttaatcaactgtaaacaaactGTCCACCGTTATCAATGTTAGGGCCAAAGAATgttgtacaacaaactgaacaagtcaGCTTCTTTTTAAACCGAACCGCTTTTTACTTTATATAAAGGCATGATGACTGCCTATACTGGCAACCAAGTGATAAGAGGAATAACGGCCTTCAAGGTGTCGTTATATGGAATTAACGGACCGTTGCATACATTATTCCTATCCTATATGGACTACTGCTATACATTCTACTTGTTTACTCACTTttcctgtgtgtatctgtatattTGTGGTCCATACAATTTGTAATGGCTACCTAATACTATACCACAGTACTAACATTCTAATGTTTGTGTGGCCTTACCCCAATTGACTGAAAAGTCTCTGTCCTTTCTTTATGTTTCTTACTGCAGAGGTGCCTCTTGAACCACTTAAAGAGGTACCAGAGGGACTTTGGGCTGGGGATGATATTGAACGGAGGAGGAAGGGTCCCCCCTTCTTCAAAGTAACTCATCCATAGCTTAGTCCTGGCAAACTTCCACTCAATGTCAGCATGATCCTGAAATACACACCCAGCGTCGGTTTGGACTTATCATTTTACTTTTGTTATTTGTGATTGGCTGTGATTGTGCTTTGATGTGtgattgaaaaaaaagaaagaccaagaaagaaagaaagagagaaagaaagaaaaaaacccaTCAAATGATTCATCGATTTCAGTCCCACAGTTCTCCAATCATTGGTAGCGAGAAAATGTGCCTAATAAACCGAAACAATGGAGAGAATCGAAGACAGATGAAAGCAATAACATAAATGCAAGCAGGGTCGGGGCGGAATGGAACGGCAACTCACAGCGATGTGCTGGTAGGAATTGTTCATCATGGCAATGAGCATGTTCAGAAGAACCACCAGGGAGATGATGTTGTAAGTTCCAAACATGGTCGCGCCAACAAACTCGGTGAACTCATGCTCTGGCTTGACATTGGTGACATACAAGCTGATGAGGCCAAACACAGACCAGAAGAGAGACTGCAGAGTCTCAAACAACCTGCTCCGCAACAAGACACAAAGTTTAATCACAGGAGACTAGTAGAGTAAGATTAGTACAGGAAAGTATTATAGGTAGACATTTCACCATAAAGTATGTGCTACTCATTGTAACCTACTACCGGTATGTGGTCAGTGAATATTGTTCAGTGTGATGTCATTTCCAGCATCTCACTTACAGTAACTTCCTTGGTAttgattaaaggagaattctggcgaatgggggctcatgaacatgctctagctgttggctgcagtaaATCAAGCTAGAtagaactgatttttttttttttttttttataccgaCAATACttagtgacctcgagaaacagatatgtatgtgaaaaatcgccggaattctcctttaatgacaCATGCAGCATCAGGGTGGTGGTCTCTGAAGCGGTTACTCACGTGGAGAAAGCATTATTCTGCTCCTTACAGCGGATGCCCTTGCATTTGTCCTTCTCGTCCTTGGCGTCCGTCTCGTAGTAGAAGTAGAGCTGGTTGAGGCCGTTGGCGAAGGCCAGCAGGACCAGGCAGTAGATGAAGAGGAACTTGAGGATGTCCAGCAGCATGCGGCCGAGCGAGATCTGCAGCGGGCCCAGGTGCGAGTTGGCCGTGAAGAGCGAGATGAGGCGCAGCGAGCTGAAGATGTTGGCGATGGAGAAGAGCGCCTCAGCCACCAGCGTGGGGTGCCACATGTCCCATTCACACCTCTCCACCTTGGTACCACCATactgaccagagagagagagagagagagagagagagagagagcagatgtgATCTGATCTGCTCTACTGAAGTAGCCAGGAGAGCATCTACCATCAGTCATGACTCCTTGCATTCTTTTCATGAAATTATGAATATCATAATAAGTATCCACTGGCTAAAAATGTCCTTGCAGTACCTCACAAACAGAGGACATCCTCATGGACAAGGAAGACGGCAGAAAATGACAAGGACTTTTGGAAGGGTTATCAGATGAAACTAATGTATCATTTGGCTGGACAGGGAATGCACACATTGTAACTTAGTTTTACCCAAAGAGCAGAGAAGTGAAACAAATGTGTACGGTAAAGTGCTGTGTACTCCTAAGACTGTGTAGAGTGCCTCTGTCTGTAGCACAAACAAAAGCACATTATTTTCCAATGATGTTGTAAGAGCCAAACAGAATGCAACTTTGGATTCAATTACAGCCGTGGCAGTTGCTTGCTTTCTTGTTCTGCGTCACTGGAATTTGTTTGCAAACACAGATATCATGTTTAATAAAGGCCTTGTTTTCTTGAGATCTGGGAGTTTTAAAACACTGACTGAAAAGTTTGCTTTCTCTATGTTTATACAAAATTGTTCCAAATAagtcacatatacatacatacatgcctGGAGTACTGTGATAAATTATCAACTATCAAAATTCATTAATCTAACATCTTAGCCCAATAAAGCCTATAACTGTATCATTATTTTAACCTCTAGTTGAAGATCACAAAATAAGGTTCATATGTACACATGAGATGCAGGCTATTGCACGGTATATGATGTATAGTACCTATGATCCTGAGAGATAGTGATCATTTGCCTCCTGCCTCCTTACCCTTTGGTATGCAACGATCTTCAGAGAGATGGTGGCCAGATAAAGGGAGTTCATGACAAAGTCCATGAGATTCCACCAGTCATGGATGTAATCTTGAAAGCCCCCATCCCACATCTGTTTAATCTCGGCCCAGATGAAACctgcacatttacaaatgaatccacattactgcattacacatattatacacacacacatatgtgtgtgtgtttgtgtgtgagtttgcgtgtgtgtaagagtgtgtgtgtgtgtgtgtgtgtgtgtgtgtgtgtgtttgtgtgtgtgtgtgtgtgtacaataacCTCTCTCTAAAACTGGACATTTTACTGTTCTCCAGCTCTTATTTTCACCCGTCACTTCTAGACGATTTGACCACAGATAGTGGCTGTTCTTAAACTAAGATAACAATACTCCCTACTTATAAAAGTACCTAATCTAATAAGGCTGGGGAAATATGCACATGTGCACTATGTAATGCTGCAGAACTGAGTATCTGTACTAAAGTATGCTGTGATGAAAGTGTCTGCTGAATGAACAGGGTCAAAGGTACACGGATCCTGATACCTAAAACCCAGGGCAGGATCATCCACTCCACAATGGTGGGCGCCGGCCCCTGCCTGTCGGCCAGCGTGTCGTCATCCTGCGAGACGATGTGCTGTGAGgccagcaggaggaggaagaggaaggtgaGGTAGGATGCCGTGTGGCAGATGAACTTGATGAAGGGCTTGCGGATGAGAAGCCCCAGCGGGCTCTTGGGCGCCATCAGGTAGCAGAGGGAGAAGAGCGGGAAGAGCAGGCCGACGATGATGCAGGTGACCGACTTGCCCATCCAGTGGAGCTTCCTCCAGCCAGGGACCTGGTCATACCAGCGCGATGCCAGCAGCTGCTGACAGTTGGGCTGGGCCacaaactgaacacacacacggaggacAGAttaatatgatatattatatcagaattatatatttaaattagggctgtcaaaataactgattaattacgattaattaatttgataaaaaataactgatgaaaaaaaatagcgcgattaatcgattccgtatgacctttgaccccgagccgttgtagtcagtaaccattagactgtaaaatgaaggagagagaagaaaatgtgctgcctagatcattgatttgaacatttacttttaaaaaatggcctgatggtgttgataaaaataaagtgttgattaa
Encoded proteins:
- the trpc4a gene encoding short transient receptor potential channel 4a, whose product is MSQLYFGRTDNSSYRDRIPLRIVRAESELSPQEKAYLTAIEKGDYASVKQALDEAEIYFKININCIDPLGRTALLIAIDNENLEIIELLLTFNVYVGDALLHAIRKEVVGAVELLLNHKKPSGGMQVPPILLDKQFSDFTPDITPIILAAHTNNYEIIKLLVQKGVSVPQPHEVRCNCVECVSSSDVDSLRHSRSRLNIYRALSSPSLIALSSEDPFLTAFRLSWELQELSKVENEFKYEYEELSHQCKQFAKDLLDQTRSSRELEMILNFRDDMEPLEEEANNDLARLKLAIKYHQKEFVAQPNCQQLLASRWYDQVPGWRKLHWMGKSVTCIIVGLLFPLFSLCYLMAPKSPLGLLIRKPFIKFICHTASYLTFLFLLLLASQHIVSQDDDTLADRQGPAPTIVEWMILPWVLGFIWAEIKQMWDGGFQDYIHDWWNLMDFVMNSLYLATISLKIVAYQRYGGTKVERCEWDMWHPTLVAEALFSIANIFSSLRLISLFTANSHLGPLQISLGRMLLDILKFLFIYCLVLLAFANGLNQLYFYYETDAKDEKDKCKGIRCKEQNNAFSTLFETLQSLFWSVFGLISLYVTNVKPEHEFTEFVGATMFGTYNIISLVVLLNMLIAMMNNSYQHIADHADIEWKFARTKLWMSYFEEGGTLPPPFNIIPSPKSLWYLFKWFKRHLCSKKHKERTETFQSIGRRAAENLRINHQYQEVLRNLVKRYVAAMIRNAKTEQGLTEENFKELKQDISSFRYEVLGMLKGVKPGMQAVKGGVGSSSLPFPEQPRRCSVVAASSGQLKSKLNLLTATSVLQQQGGARAAPRPPETLGSLANGSVPRLAAASSAATVEEEEEEPRGNAAGASDRNPGVVLQLRHRGAGQSRIYSVSEEVSEWHDDGEPSSSSRSRDGDEDGDAGAVETARPSSLKKKDERKDLQEGEPEEDKEGAK